In the Cololabis saira isolate AMF1-May2022 chromosome 7, fColSai1.1, whole genome shotgun sequence genome, one interval contains:
- the LOC133447017 gene encoding uncharacterized protein LOC133447017 isoform X2: MSDQLMRQFQVQMTTAMDSVFRTAVFEAIKIFENVLYGYQMELAQKGEEAAQLKIKLQRAELQLKELIGHGSEDRRKTERNEPQNETVAVVDVRTQTSEVPEIDFEVPDDWCAPLGTEVVIKQEDAVCPSVANNDFNLKRNSSRRSKRRRISLSRAEQLLKAIADGSEIEDLSDGEDNDPAVAEIVPCEETGEQPDDSESDSDYQPDAAHISEDTDSDTSEPQHKQPHLENDEPDQDLQGRRAGPRKGNGEYWKFAPFNRILVPFQGADEQQDERADLWPVQYMEQYIDIELMKVLADCTNSMSLAKSGRSLNTSVEEMYRFFGASILMSCVPYPQTRMFWCNSLRIPAISDSMRRDRFFKLRSHLKVVIDDDVPEDGKTDTFWKVRPFMNRILKGCHAQARPESVSIDEQTIPFTGACPFRQHMPLKPNSVGMKNFVLASEDGIVLDFEVYQGSKALAAQVPDAEGSGLGALVLKRLTKTVDPGTKVHSDRVLSDRMMSYYRMSVRTKKWTIRMLMHFMDLALANSWLLYRRDQQEHGTPRKAIMTFLEFRMDVAQVFLNKCDVTHAEEESACYPQPGQRSRVNPVPHISVRTTSAAHLPEVANLKNPMRCRQKGCPGKCRVRCKTCNVFLCLQKGRNCYEAFHRGQ, encoded by the exons ATGTCTGACCAACTGATGAGGCAGTTCCAGGTGCAGATGACCACTGCAATGGACTCTGTCTTCAGGACAGCTGTGTTTGAAGCAATTaagatttttgaaaatgtcctaTATGGCTATCAAATGGAGCTAGCACAGAAAGGAGAAGAAGCTGCTCAACTTAAAATCAAACTACAGAGGGCAGAGCTGCAACTCAAAGAGCTGATAGGCCACGGGTCTGAAGATCGCaggaaaacagagagaaacgaaCCTCAGAATGAGACCGTGGCCGTTGTTGATGTTCGTACACAGACTTCTGAAGTTCCAGAGATTGATTTTGAAG TACCAGATGACTGGTGTGCTCCACTGGGGACTGAGGTGGTGATCAAACAGGAGGATGCTGTGTGTCCCAGT GTGGCTAACAATGACTTCAACCTCAAAAGAAACAGCAGTAGGAGATCCAAAAGAA GGAGAATCTCCCTTTCGAGAGCTGAACAATTGCTGAAGGCAATCGCAGACGGCTCTGAGATTGAGGATTTGTCAGATGGTGAAGACAATGATCCTGCTGTGGCTGAAATCGTTCCATGTGAAGAAACTGGAGAGCAACCTGATGATTCTGAATCAGATTCAGATTATCAACCTGATGCTGCTCACATAAGTGAAGATACTGACAGTGATACGAGTGAGCCACAACATAAACAACCGCATCTTGAGAATGATG aaccTGACCAGGATCTGCAAGGACGCAGGGCAGGACCAAGAAAGGGAAATGGAGAGTACTGGAAGTTTGCTCCATTCAACCGTATCTTAGTCCCATTTCAGGGAGCTGATGAACAACAAGACGAGAGAGCAGATTTATGGCCGGTGCAGTACATGGAGCAGTACATTGACATAGAACTGATGAAAGTCCTTGCCGACTGTACAAATTCTATGTCCTTAGCCAAAAGTGGGAGATCTCTCAACACATCGGTTGAAGAGATGTACCGCTTTTTTGGAGCATCCATCTTGATGTCCTGCGTCCCATATCCACAAACCCGCATGTTCTGGTGCAATAGCCTGAGAATCCCTGCCATTAGTGACTCAATGAGACGCGACCGATTCTTCAAGCTGAGGAGCCATCTGAAGGTAGTAATTGATGACGACGTTCCTGAAGACGGGAAAACGGACACATTCTGGAAGGTGAGGCCTTTCATGAATCGCATACTCAAAGGCTGCCACGCTCAGGCTCGACCAGAATCCGTCTCAATAGATGAGCAGACGATACCATTCACTGGAGCCTGTCCATTCCGCCAGCATATGCCGCTAAAGCCAAATTCAGTTGGCATGAAGAACTTTGTCCTGGCATCAGAAGATGGGATCGTTCTGGACTTTGAGGTTTACCAAGGTTCAAAGGCACTGGCTGCACAGGTTCCAGATGCAGAAGGATCGGGTTTGGGAGCCCTGGTCCTCAAACGCCTGACAAAAACAGTGGATCCTGGTACAAAGGTGCACTCCGATAGGGTCTTATCAGACAGAATGATGAGCTACTACAGGATGAGTGTGCGAACAAAGAAGTGGACAATTCGCATGCTTATGCACTTTATGGATCTTGCTCTGGCCAACAGCTGGCTGCTGTATCGCCGAGATCAACAGGAACATGGTACCCCAAGAAAGGCTATCATGACGTTCCTCGAGTTCCGCATGGACGTGGCTCAGGTGTTCCTCAACAagtgtgatgtcacacatgCAGAAGAAGAGAGTGCATGCTATCCACAACCTGGCCAAAGATCCCGGGTCAATCCAGTCCCCCACATCTCAGTGCGCACAACCTCTGCTGCTCATCTGCCGGAAGTTGCCAATCTGAAGAACCCAATGCGTTGCAGACAAAAAGGCTGCCCTGGGAAATGCCGTGTGCGCTGCAAGACATGCAATGTGTTCCTTTGTTTGCAAAAAGGGCGCAACTGCTATGAAGCCTTTCACAGAGGCCAGTAG
- the LOC133447017 gene encoding uncharacterized protein LOC133447017 isoform X1, protein MSDQLMRQFQVQMTTAMDSVFRTAVFEAIKIFENVLYGYQMELAQKGEEAAQLKIKLQRAELQLKELIGHGSEDRRKTERNEPQNETVAVVDVRTQTSEVPEIDFEVPDDWCAPLGTEVVIKQEDAVCPSVRLRQFSIPICHIPVEHKVANNDFNLKRNSSRRSKRRRISLSRAEQLLKAIADGSEIEDLSDGEDNDPAVAEIVPCEETGEQPDDSESDSDYQPDAAHISEDTDSDTSEPQHKQPHLENDEPDQDLQGRRAGPRKGNGEYWKFAPFNRILVPFQGADEQQDERADLWPVQYMEQYIDIELMKVLADCTNSMSLAKSGRSLNTSVEEMYRFFGASILMSCVPYPQTRMFWCNSLRIPAISDSMRRDRFFKLRSHLKVVIDDDVPEDGKTDTFWKVRPFMNRILKGCHAQARPESVSIDEQTIPFTGACPFRQHMPLKPNSVGMKNFVLASEDGIVLDFEVYQGSKALAAQVPDAEGSGLGALVLKRLTKTVDPGTKVHSDRVLSDRMMSYYRMSVRTKKWTIRMLMHFMDLALANSWLLYRRDQQEHGTPRKAIMTFLEFRMDVAQVFLNKCDVTHAEEESACYPQPGQRSRVNPVPHISVRTTSAAHLPEVANLKNPMRCRQKGCPGKCRVRCKTCNVFLCLQKGRNCYEAFHRGQ, encoded by the exons ATGTCTGACCAACTGATGAGGCAGTTCCAGGTGCAGATGACCACTGCAATGGACTCTGTCTTCAGGACAGCTGTGTTTGAAGCAATTaagatttttgaaaatgtcctaTATGGCTATCAAATGGAGCTAGCACAGAAAGGAGAAGAAGCTGCTCAACTTAAAATCAAACTACAGAGGGCAGAGCTGCAACTCAAAGAGCTGATAGGCCACGGGTCTGAAGATCGCaggaaaacagagagaaacgaaCCTCAGAATGAGACCGTGGCCGTTGTTGATGTTCGTACACAGACTTCTGAAGTTCCAGAGATTGATTTTGAAG TACCAGATGACTGGTGTGCTCCACTGGGGACTGAGGTGGTGATCAAACAGGAGGATGCTGTGTGTCCCAGTGTAAGACTACGTCAGTTTTCCATTCCTATCTGTCACATTCCTGTTGAGCACAAG GTGGCTAACAATGACTTCAACCTCAAAAGAAACAGCAGTAGGAGATCCAAAAGAA GGAGAATCTCCCTTTCGAGAGCTGAACAATTGCTGAAGGCAATCGCAGACGGCTCTGAGATTGAGGATTTGTCAGATGGTGAAGACAATGATCCTGCTGTGGCTGAAATCGTTCCATGTGAAGAAACTGGAGAGCAACCTGATGATTCTGAATCAGATTCAGATTATCAACCTGATGCTGCTCACATAAGTGAAGATACTGACAGTGATACGAGTGAGCCACAACATAAACAACCGCATCTTGAGAATGATG aaccTGACCAGGATCTGCAAGGACGCAGGGCAGGACCAAGAAAGGGAAATGGAGAGTACTGGAAGTTTGCTCCATTCAACCGTATCTTAGTCCCATTTCAGGGAGCTGATGAACAACAAGACGAGAGAGCAGATTTATGGCCGGTGCAGTACATGGAGCAGTACATTGACATAGAACTGATGAAAGTCCTTGCCGACTGTACAAATTCTATGTCCTTAGCCAAAAGTGGGAGATCTCTCAACACATCGGTTGAAGAGATGTACCGCTTTTTTGGAGCATCCATCTTGATGTCCTGCGTCCCATATCCACAAACCCGCATGTTCTGGTGCAATAGCCTGAGAATCCCTGCCATTAGTGACTCAATGAGACGCGACCGATTCTTCAAGCTGAGGAGCCATCTGAAGGTAGTAATTGATGACGACGTTCCTGAAGACGGGAAAACGGACACATTCTGGAAGGTGAGGCCTTTCATGAATCGCATACTCAAAGGCTGCCACGCTCAGGCTCGACCAGAATCCGTCTCAATAGATGAGCAGACGATACCATTCACTGGAGCCTGTCCATTCCGCCAGCATATGCCGCTAAAGCCAAATTCAGTTGGCATGAAGAACTTTGTCCTGGCATCAGAAGATGGGATCGTTCTGGACTTTGAGGTTTACCAAGGTTCAAAGGCACTGGCTGCACAGGTTCCAGATGCAGAAGGATCGGGTTTGGGAGCCCTGGTCCTCAAACGCCTGACAAAAACAGTGGATCCTGGTACAAAGGTGCACTCCGATAGGGTCTTATCAGACAGAATGATGAGCTACTACAGGATGAGTGTGCGAACAAAGAAGTGGACAATTCGCATGCTTATGCACTTTATGGATCTTGCTCTGGCCAACAGCTGGCTGCTGTATCGCCGAGATCAACAGGAACATGGTACCCCAAGAAAGGCTATCATGACGTTCCTCGAGTTCCGCATGGACGTGGCTCAGGTGTTCCTCAACAagtgtgatgtcacacatgCAGAAGAAGAGAGTGCATGCTATCCACAACCTGGCCAAAGATCCCGGGTCAATCCAGTCCCCCACATCTCAGTGCGCACAACCTCTGCTGCTCATCTGCCGGAAGTTGCCAATCTGAAGAACCCAATGCGTTGCAGACAAAAAGGCTGCCCTGGGAAATGCCGTGTGCGCTGCAAGACATGCAATGTGTTCCTTTGTTTGCAAAAAGGGCGCAACTGCTATGAAGCCTTTCACAGAGGCCAGTAG
- the LOC133447017 gene encoding uncharacterized protein LOC133447017 isoform X3, which translates to MAEIPTKVFYGSSRQKYGQGRISLSRAEQLLKAIADGSEIEDLSDGEDNDPAVAEIVPCEETGEQPDDSESDSDYQPDAAHISEDTDSDTSEPQHKQPHLENDEPDQDLQGRRAGPRKGNGEYWKFAPFNRILVPFQGADEQQDERADLWPVQYMEQYIDIELMKVLADCTNSMSLAKSGRSLNTSVEEMYRFFGASILMSCVPYPQTRMFWCNSLRIPAISDSMRRDRFFKLRSHLKVVIDDDVPEDGKTDTFWKVRPFMNRILKGCHAQARPESVSIDEQTIPFTGACPFRQHMPLKPNSVGMKNFVLASEDGIVLDFEVYQGSKALAAQVPDAEGSGLGALVLKRLTKTVDPGTKVHSDRVLSDRMMSYYRMSVRTKKWTIRMLMHFMDLALANSWLLYRRDQQEHGTPRKAIMTFLEFRMDVAQVFLNKCDVTHAEEESACYPQPGQRSRVNPVPHISVRTTSAAHLPEVANLKNPMRCRQKGCPGKCRVRCKTCNVFLCLQKGRNCYEAFHRGQ; encoded by the exons ATGGCAGAGATCCCAACGAAAGTCTTCTATGGCAGCTCCCGACAGAAATATGGACAAG GGAGAATCTCCCTTTCGAGAGCTGAACAATTGCTGAAGGCAATCGCAGACGGCTCTGAGATTGAGGATTTGTCAGATGGTGAAGACAATGATCCTGCTGTGGCTGAAATCGTTCCATGTGAAGAAACTGGAGAGCAACCTGATGATTCTGAATCAGATTCAGATTATCAACCTGATGCTGCTCACATAAGTGAAGATACTGACAGTGATACGAGTGAGCCACAACATAAACAACCGCATCTTGAGAATGATG aaccTGACCAGGATCTGCAAGGACGCAGGGCAGGACCAAGAAAGGGAAATGGAGAGTACTGGAAGTTTGCTCCATTCAACCGTATCTTAGTCCCATTTCAGGGAGCTGATGAACAACAAGACGAGAGAGCAGATTTATGGCCGGTGCAGTACATGGAGCAGTACATTGACATAGAACTGATGAAAGTCCTTGCCGACTGTACAAATTCTATGTCCTTAGCCAAAAGTGGGAGATCTCTCAACACATCGGTTGAAGAGATGTACCGCTTTTTTGGAGCATCCATCTTGATGTCCTGCGTCCCATATCCACAAACCCGCATGTTCTGGTGCAATAGCCTGAGAATCCCTGCCATTAGTGACTCAATGAGACGCGACCGATTCTTCAAGCTGAGGAGCCATCTGAAGGTAGTAATTGATGACGACGTTCCTGAAGACGGGAAAACGGACACATTCTGGAAGGTGAGGCCTTTCATGAATCGCATACTCAAAGGCTGCCACGCTCAGGCTCGACCAGAATCCGTCTCAATAGATGAGCAGACGATACCATTCACTGGAGCCTGTCCATTCCGCCAGCATATGCCGCTAAAGCCAAATTCAGTTGGCATGAAGAACTTTGTCCTGGCATCAGAAGATGGGATCGTTCTGGACTTTGAGGTTTACCAAGGTTCAAAGGCACTGGCTGCACAGGTTCCAGATGCAGAAGGATCGGGTTTGGGAGCCCTGGTCCTCAAACGCCTGACAAAAACAGTGGATCCTGGTACAAAGGTGCACTCCGATAGGGTCTTATCAGACAGAATGATGAGCTACTACAGGATGAGTGTGCGAACAAAGAAGTGGACAATTCGCATGCTTATGCACTTTATGGATCTTGCTCTGGCCAACAGCTGGCTGCTGTATCGCCGAGATCAACAGGAACATGGTACCCCAAGAAAGGCTATCATGACGTTCCTCGAGTTCCGCATGGACGTGGCTCAGGTGTTCCTCAACAagtgtgatgtcacacatgCAGAAGAAGAGAGTGCATGCTATCCACAACCTGGCCAAAGATCCCGGGTCAATCCAGTCCCCCACATCTCAGTGCGCACAACCTCTGCTGCTCATCTGCCGGAAGTTGCCAATCTGAAGAACCCAATGCGTTGCAGACAAAAAGGCTGCCCTGGGAAATGCCGTGTGCGCTGCAAGACATGCAATGTGTTCCTTTGTTTGCAAAAAGGGCGCAACTGCTATGAAGCCTTTCACAGAGGCCAGTAG
- the mif gene encoding macrophage migration inhibitory factor, protein MPMFTVNTNVAKGDVPAALLSEATEELAKAMGKPAQYIAVHVNPDQMMMFGGKGDPCAVCSLHSIGKISGAHNKQYSKLLCGLLNKHLGISPDRIYVNFVDMDAANVAWNNTTFG, encoded by the exons ATGCCGATGTTCACGGTGAATACCAACGTCGCAAAAGGCGACGTGCCTGCAGCTCTGCTGTCCGAGGCCACGGAGGAATTGGCTAAAGCGATGGGCAAACCTGCACAG TACATTGCTGTGCACGTCAACCCTGACCAAATGATGATGTTTGGAGGAAAGGGAGACCCCTGTGCAGTCTGCTCCCTCCACAGCATCGGCAAGATCAGCGGTGCTCACAATAAGCAGTACTCTAAACTCCTGTGTGGACTGCTCAACAAACACTTGGGCATTTCTCCTGACAG GATTTATGTTAACTTTGTGGACATGGATGCAGCCAATGTGGCCTGGAACAACACTACATTTGGTTGA
- the si:dkeyp-121d2.7 gene encoding zinc finger protein 263, whose amino-acid sequence MSEPLLKMMEDSVSSFETHLTAVMDSLVRASVCEVSKLFQETVNDYLVELTLNRKENEALRLRLKLTESKLRTERKYGLGWAASRRSAGLAEEEPGGRGKRKVDTARGKSKKGPTAACGKSWPGGVWEESGGGGGGGSGSGGGGGGGGGGGGGSGGALGMVAGGGGRGGNEANYLIPLPRDEEDEGGMVEDEEGEGGLSGEGEETANIKEEFIQTEGYQPASLRLIKEALKMEPSNQSLRLGSRAQSEADLSDHPPTLPAGQKAEEGWEVSSTAPSGGGMTMDELRGLESALRAERGREQASQQDVERRGSEASSPPKYIGLDGMEQEGEVEPRPPTLQREEQVAPGRVKDGAWAGGVGVVELRVGWSKKLRDGDPAAARPAEEAAEQAESEPLSQPSAPGSVSESAGEEETGGDLLSFCPQCGGGFASASELEEHPCPLGGVHLQSGGGEDGLFPCAHCGNTFSHAWALKNHECACAAERPHCCEICGKRFTHSRSLERHHLVHTGERPHRCPQCGRSFSRLGNLERHQRIHTGERPYGCEACGKRFSRVEYLKRHQLLHNSEKAALLCSNCGRSFSDVEQLKNHQCF is encoded by the exons ATGTCCGAGCCTCTGCTGAAGATGATGGAGGACTCGGTGAGCAGCTTCGAGACGCATCTAACGGCCGTCATGGACAGCCTGGTCCGCGCCTCCGTGTGCGAGGTGTCCAAACTCTTCCAGGAGACGGTGAACGACTACCTGGTGGAGCTGACGCTCAACAGGAAGGAGAACGAGGCTCTGCGGCTGCGGCTCAAGCTCACGGAGAGCAAGCTGAGGACGGAGCGCAAGTACGGGCTGGGCTGGGCGGCCAGCCGCCGCAGCGCCgggctggcggaggaggaaccCGGGGGACGCGGCAAGCGCAAAGTTGACACGGCCC GAGGCAAGTCAAAAAAGGGCCCAACAGCAGCCTGTGGCAAAAGCTGGCCTGGAGGAGTGTGGGAGGaaagtggaggaggaggtggtggcgGCAGTGGcagtgggggaggaggaggaggaggaggaggaggaggaggaggaagtggcGGAGCTCTGGGCATGGTagcaggaggtggaggaagagggGGTAACGAGGCCAACTACCTCATCCCGCTCCCCCGGGATGAAGAAGATGAGGGAGGGATGGTGGAGGATGAGGAAGGGGAGGGCGGCCTCAGCGGCGAGGGGGAGGAGACGGCCAACATCAAAGAGGAG TTTATCCAAACGGAGGGCTATCAGCCGGCCTCTCTGCGGCTGATTAAGGAGGCCTTGAAGATGGAACCATCCAACCAAAGCCTCCGCCTTGGCTCCAGAGCCCAGAGTGAAG CAGACCTGTCAGATCATCCTCCGACTCTTCCTGCCGGACAGAAAGCAGAAGAGGGCTGGGAGGTGAGCTCCACCGCACCGTCGGGAGGAGGCATGACCATGGACGAGCTGCGAGGACTGGAGTCTGCACTGAGAGCGGAGAGAGGCCGCGAACAGGCTTCGCAGCAAGACGTGGAGAGGCGAGGGAGCGAGGCCAGCTCACCCCCGAAGTACATCGGTCTTGATGGGATGGAGCAGGAAGGAGAGGTGGAGCCTCGGCCGCCCACTCTGCAGAGAGAGGAGCAGGTAGCGCCGGGAAGAGTGAAGGATGGAGCATGGGCAGGAGGGGTCGGGGTGGTGGAACTGAGGGTGGGCTGGTCAAAGAAGCTGAGAGACGGCGACCCGGCGGCGGCGAGGCCTGCGGAGGAGGCGGCGGAGCAGGCGGAGTCGGAGCCGCTGTCCCAGCCGTCTGCTCCGGGCAGCGTCAGCGAGAGCGCGGGGGAAGAGGAGACCGGTGGGGACCTGCTCAGCTTCTGCCCGCAATGTGGGGGAGGCTTCGCTTCCGCGTCCGAGCTGGAGGAGCACCCCTGCCCGCTAGGCGGCGTTCATTTACAAAGCGGTGGAGGGGAGGACGGCCTTTTCCCCTGCGCTCATTGCGGCAACACGTTCAGCCACGCGTGGGCCCTGAAGAACCACGAGTGCGCCTGCGCCGCCGAGCGGCCGCACTGCTGCGAGATCTGCGGGAAGCGCTTCACGCACTCGCGCTCGCTGGAGCGGCATCACCTGGTGCACACGGGCGAGAGGCCGCACCGCTGCCCGCAGTGCGGCCGCAGCTTCAGCCGCCTGGGCAACCTGGAGCGGCACCAGCGGATCCACACGGGGGAGCGTCCGTACGGGTGCGAGGCGTGTGGGAAGCGCTTCAGCCGCGTGGAGTACTTGAAGAGACACCAGCTCCTGCACAACAGCGAGAAGGCGGCGCTCCTGTGCTCCAACTGCGGGAGGAGCTTCAGCGACgtggagcagctgaagaaccACCAGTGCTTTTAG